A portion of the Esox lucius isolate fEsoLuc1 chromosome 20, fEsoLuc1.pri, whole genome shotgun sequence genome contains these proteins:
- the wdtc1 gene encoding WD and tetratricopeptide repeats protein 1: MTCCEAMSAVNITRDILHRQIRDKRALGFERQYHVTDPFINRLGLEAELQGHTGCVNCLEWNERGDLLASGSDDQHCIIWDPFRHKKLTTMHTGHAANIFSVKFLPHSGDRILVTGAADTKVHVHDVSVKETIHMFSDHTNRVKRIATAPMWPNTFWSAAEDGIIRQYDLRENSKRSEVLIDLTEYCGQLVEAKCLAVNPQNNNYLAVGANGPFVRLYDMRMIHNHRKSMGQSTSAGVHTFCDRQKPIPDGAGQYYVAGHLPVKLPDYNNRLRVLVATYVTFSPDGTELLVNMGGEQVYLFDLTFKQKPYTYLLPKKCQSTSDVQNGKTTNGLSNGIHLPASRLRLTESKVFSGSIELPPHLERIKQQANDAFARQQWTQAIQLYSLGIHEAGRNAMLYGNRAAAYMKRKWDGDHYDALRDCLKALSLNPGHLKAHFRLVRCLFELKYVAEALECLDDFRGKFPEQAHSTACEALDKDIKAALFAKNDSAEDKKGNSSIRFHTFNRKESIPEDEVVLRERSYDYKHRYCGHCNTTTDIKEANFFGSKGQYIVSGSDDGSFFIWEKETANLVRILQGDESIVNCLQPHPSYCFLATSGIDPVVRLWNPRPETESESGNGRVVEDMEGAAAANQRRMNADPLEVMLLNMGYRITGLSGHGPDGSDEEDSSDGQVQCRPS; this comes from the exons ATGACTTGCTGTGAGGCGATGTCTGCTGTGAACATCACCAGAGACATCCTGCACAGGCAGATCAGG GACAAGAGAGCATTGGGTTTCGAAAGGCAGTATCATGTGACAGACCCCTTCATCAACCGCCTGGGACTGGAGGCAGAGCTACAG GGCCACACCGGCTGTGTCAACTGCCTGGAATGGAACGAGCGGGGAGA TCTTTTGGCATCTGGCTCAGACGACCAGCACTGCATTATCTGGGACCCCTTCAGACACAAGAAGCTCACGACTATGCACACAGGACATGCAGCCAACATCTTCTCTGTGAAG TTTCTCCCTCACTCAGGCGACCGCATCTTAGTGACGGGCGCGGCAGACACAAAGGTCCATGTGCACGACGTGTCGGTCAAGGAGACCATCCACATGTTCTCCGACCACACCAACCGTGTCAAGCGCATCGCCACGGCCCCCATGTGGCCCAACACCTTCTGGAGCGCCGCAGAGGACGGCATCATCAG GCAGTACGACCTGAGAGAGAACAGCAAGCGCTCAGAGGTGCTCATCGACCTGACGGAGTACTGCGGTCAACTAGTGGAGGCCAAGTGTTTAGCTGTCAACCCCCAAAATAACAACTACCTAGCAGTTGGCGCCAACGGACCCTTTGTTCGCCTCTACGACATGCGCATGATCCACAATCACAG GAAGTCTATGGGTCAGAGCACATCGGCCGGGGTGCACACATTCTGTGACAGACAGAAGCCCATTCCAGACGGAGCGGGCCAGTATTAtgttgcag GGCACCTGCCAGTGAAGCTCCCCGACTACAACAACCGCTTGAGGGTCCTGGTGGCCACCTACGTCACCTTCAGCCCTGACGGCACCGAGCTGCTGGTTAACATGGGTGGTGAACAG GTGTATCTTTTTGACCTGACGTTCAAACAGAAGCCATACACCTATCTGCTTCCGAAGAAGTGCCAGTCTACATCAG ATGTTCAGAATGGGAAGACGACCAACGGCCTGTCAAATGGGATACACTTGCCTGCCAGCCGACTGCGTTTAACGGAAAGCAAGGTCTTCTCTGG GTCGATTGAGCTGCCGCCTCACTTGGAGCGGATCAAGCAGCAGGCCAATGACGCGTTTGCGCGACAGCAGTGGACTCAGGCCATCCAGCTTTACAGCCTGGGGATCCACGAAGCTGGCCGCAACGCCATGCTGTATGGGAACCGTGCCGCCGCCTACATGAAGCGCAAGTG GGACGGGGACCACTACGACGCGCTGAGGGACTGTCTGAAGGCCCTGTCTCTGAACCCCGGCCACCTGAAGGCCCACTTCCGGTTGGTGCGCTGCCTCTTTGAGCTGAAGTATGTGGCCGAGGCTCTGGAGTGCCTGGACGACTTCAGAGGCAAGTTCCCTGAGCAAGCCCACAGCACCGCCTGCGAGGCCCTGGATAAGGACATCAAGGCGGCCCTCTTTGCCAAGAACGACTCCG CGGAGGACAAGAAGGGCAACAGCTCGATCCGCTTCCACACGTTCAATCGTAAGGAGTCCATACCGGAGGACGAGGTGGTGCTGAGAGAGCGGAGCTACGACTACAAACACCGCTACTGTGGCCACTGCAACACCACCACGGACATCAAAGAGGCCAACTTCTTCGGCAG TAAAGGCCAGTACATTGTGAGTGGATCTGATGACGGCTCGTTCTTTATCTGGGAGAAGGAGACTGCCAACCTGGTGCGGATACTCCAGGGAGACGAGTCCATAGTGAACTGCCTGCAGCCTCACCCCAGTTACTGCTTCCTGGCCACCAGCGGCATTGACCCCGTGGTGCGGCTCTGGAACCCCAGGCCAGAG
- the LOC105019324 gene encoding uncharacterized protein LOC105019324, with translation MPWLWRLCGELSAVEWSLCLSSIFLLPIALIICVTRSKREKTSRLSLAEIGDISGEMPLDDSVEVTTSGPVTTINRPASTKHESRESQRVQSGSFLGQVTPRSVKLALRQLPPVPELNKSNVRQHSSYTESVVYDIVALDFCNSLPTVDSKVLQKQTIEGSNHTGEEYEEDEVVFPVYAEVNKTTVHLNSSRYSSLYAKVNKIGSRNVEI, from the exons ATGCCATGGCTCTGGAGACTGTGTGGAGAGTTGTCTGCAGTGGAGTGGAGTCTGTGTCTTTCATCCATTTTCCTCCTTCCCATTGCATTAATAATATGTGTGACACGTTCTAAACG GGAAAAGACATCCAGGTTGTCACTGGCTGAAATAGGAGACATTTCTGGGGAAATG CCACTGGATGATTCAGTTGAGGTCACAACCTCAGGACCAGTGACAACCATTAACAGACCAGCATCCACAAAACATGAGTCAAGAGAGTCCCAGAGAGTACAAAGTG GGTCTTTCCTGGGCCAGGTCACCCCAAGGTCAGTGAAATTGGCTTTGAGGCAGCTGCCACCTGTTCCTGAGCTAAATAAGAGCAATGTCAGACAACACAGCAGCTACACTGAGTCTGTAGTGTATGACATTGTGGCCCTGGATTTCTGTAATTCCTTGCCCACTGTAGACAGCAAAGTCCTTCAAAAACAGACCATCGAGGGCAGCAACCACACTGGAGAGGAATATGAAGAGGACGAAGTGGTATTCCCTGTCTATGCCGAGGTCAACAAAACCACAGTTCACTTGAACTCCTCCAGATATTCATCACTTTATGCCAAAGTGAACAAAATAGGGTCCCGGAATGTTGAAATCTGA
- the cep85 gene encoding centrosomal protein of 85 kDa, whose protein sequence is MTASQRHLESKLAAGFPDVEWQTPAVSEKFQSRFGRRPETAVSGDTDLGNDPPDSTEDSSGSSPSFQPIRSQIPIPTAHVMPSTAGAPASKPRPRDESLSSAEPQTLSSGSRTSSGTSSLKSTSLSKSASSPNLDMAQSGPGEAEHSAPKPDCLNRYRSLVNGLDHSLFPPGDRSRLDEGQRFDVPAMEPTMNQTALLGGYCPDVRLRLQMTGLGETPEGSREAYAAAMEHSYKALPEARPGEAGSQRSGYPSSLSLQTQALLREAKAYEHLPQDRCSEPHGWQQQLQHKQQLESLRMQVEQMQMMTAGVGQYPSVYSTNMSSMLPETSKWDAVVKANESILKEKELVIERQKQQMSQLEQRLRESELQVHGALFGRAAPYGDVCLLRLQEAQRENTFLRAQFAERSDCAAQEKAEAERRLGAVEAEVQRLNDALRETGERHAEEMKKQEERIRSRDKHINSLKKKCQKEAEQNREKQQRIETLERYLADLPTMEDYQNQTKQLLEAGQRVSQLQARVKELEVCLEEARSHTREKDTKLEEQRLRERELLTTVTSLQERVQEGLEDGARLPSLDVEKLRAENHILREEQHRLKKVVEKQLRMMEQLGTQIRSLEEQVSQEESSSHALREEVSSKDLGLLQLRTAMKELSAQNQELMEQNLTLHERLDDSELKDLDRMPSSLRPAGARLTQRLHGEMASCLSDLRSLCNVLTQRAQGRDPNLSLLLGIASPPPMAEEVEDWLSPEILQRKLTEAQQLRRDVEELRTTVSDRYAQDMGENCITQ, encoded by the exons ATGACCGCCTCACAGAGACACCTGGAGTCCAAGCTGGCTG CTGGGTTTCCCGACGTAGAGTGGCAGACGCCAGCTGTGTCGGAGAAGTTCCAGAGCCGCTTTGGACGCCGGCCCGAGACAGCGGTCAGCGGGGACACAGATCTAGGCAACGACCCGCCCGACAGCACCGAAG ACAGTTCCGGCAGCAGCCCCTCGTTCCAGCCCATCCGCAGTCAAATTCCCATCCCCACCGCCCATGTCATGCCGTCCACGGCCGGAGCCCCGGCCTCCAAGCCCCGCCCCCGAGACGAGTCCCTGTCTTCTGCCGAACCCCAGACGCTTTCATCGGGCTCCCGAACGTCCAGCGGGACCTCCAGCCTCAAGTCGACCTCCCTCTCCAAATCGGCCTCCTCGCCCAACCTGGACATGGCCCAAAGCGGCCCGGGGGAAGCCGAGCACTCTGCGCCCAAGCCCGACTGCCTAAACCGCTACCGCAGCCTTGTGAACGGACTGGACCACTCGCTGTTCCCCCCGGGGGACCGGTCTCGCCTGGACGAAGGCCAGAGGTTCGACGTCCCCGCTATGGAGCCCACCATGAACCAGACTGCTCTCCTGGGTGGCTACTGTCCTGACGTCCGGCTGCGGCTCCAGATGACCGGCCTTGGGGAGACTCCGGAGGGCAGCAGGGAGGCCTATGCGGCGGCCATGGAGCACTCGTACAAAGCTCTCCCCGAGGCCAGGCCGGGGGAGGCCGGCAGCCAGAGGAGTGGCTACCCCAGCTCCCTGTCCCTGCAGACCCAGGCCCTGCTGAGGGAAGCCAAGGCCTATGAGCACCTCCCGCAGGACAGGTGCAGCGAGCCACACGGCTGGCAACAGCAGCTGCAGCACAAGCAACAGCTGGAGAGCCTCCGCATGCAGGTGGAGCAGATGCAG aTGATGACTGCCGGTGTGGGCCAGTACCCCTCTGTCTACTCCACTAACATGAGCTCCATGCTACCGGAGACCAGTAAATGGGACGCCGTGGTGAAAGCCAACGAGAGCATTCTAAAGGAGAAGGAGCTTGTCATCGAGAG ACAGAAGCAGCAGATGTCTCAGCTGGAGCAGCGGCTGCGGGAGAGCGAGCTGCAGGTCCACGGTGCCCTGTTCGGCCGCGCCGCTCCGTACGGCGACGTGTGCCTGCTCCGGCTGCAG GAGGCTCAGAGGGAGAACACCTTCCTGCGGGCCCAGTTCGCTGAGCGCAGCGACTGCGCCGCTCAGGAGAAGGCGGAGGCGGAGCGCCGTCTGGGCGCCGTCGAAGCGGAGGTGCAGCGCCTGAACGACGCGTTGAGGGAGACCGGTGAGAGGCATGCAGAGGAGATGAAGAAGCAGGAGGAAAGG aTTCGCAGCCGGGACAAGCACATCAACAGCCTGAAGAAGAAGTGCCAGAAAGAGGCGGAGCAGAACCGGGAGAAGCAGCAGCGCATCGAGACTCTGGAGCGCTACCTGGCTGACCTGCCCACCATGGAAGACTATCAGAACCAGACCAAACAG ctgcTGGAGGCAGGGCAGAGGGTGTCCCAGCTGCAGGCCCGGGTCAAGGAGCTGGAGGTGTGTCTGGAGGAGGCTCGCTCACACACCCGGGAGAAAGACACCAAGCTGGAGGAGCAGAGACTCCGGGAGAGAGAGCTGCTCACCACCGTCACCAG TTTACAAGAGCGCGTTCAGGAGGGCCTAGAGGACGGAGCCAGGTTACCCTCCCTGGATGTAGAGAAACTCAGAGCGGAGAACCACATCCTCAGGGAGGAACAGCACCGGCTGAAAAAG GTGGTGGAGAAGCAGCTCCGGATGATGGAACAACTGGGAACTCAGATCAGA tcCCTGGAGGAGCAGGTGTCTCAAGAGGAGAGCAGCTCCCATGCTCTGAGAGAGGAGGTGTCTTCTAAAGACCTGGGGTTACTGCAGCTCCGTACAGCCATGAAGGAG CTGTCGGCCCAGAACCAGGAGCTGATGGAGCAGAACCTGACCCTCCATGAGCGCTTGGACGACTCCGAGCTGAAGGACCTGGACCGGATGCCGTCCTCGCTGCGGCCAGCCGGGGCCCGCCTCACCCAGCGCCTCCACGGGGAGATGGCCTCCTGCCTCAGTGACCTGCGCTCCCTCTGCAATGTCCTGACCCAGCGAGCGCAGGGCCGCGACCCCAACCTCTCCCTGCTGCTCGGCATCGCAT CTCCTCCACCCATGGCCGAGGAGGTGGAGGACTGGCTGAGTCCCGAGATCCTCCAGAGGAAGCTGACCGAGGCCCAGCAGCTGCGGAGGGACGTGGAGGAGCTGCGCACCACCGTCTCGGACCGATATGCCCAGGACATGGGGGAAAACTGCATTACCCAGTAG